GGACCGCGGCCCGCTCGCCGACCTCTGGTTCGTGACGAACATCGAGGCGCACAAGACCGACGAGATCGAGCACGATCCGCACGTCAACCTCGGCTACCTCGACCGCGACTCGATGGAGTGGGTCTCCGTCAGCGGGACGGCCACGATCTCGCAGGACCGGGCGAAGATCCACGAACTCTACGAGCCCGACTGGAAAGCGTGGTTCGGCGACGAGGGCGGCGACCGCGACGGCGGCCCCGACGACCCCCGCCTCGCGCTCATTTTCGTCGACGCGCACACGGTGCACTACATGAAGGCGAAGCACTCGAAGCCCATCACGCTCTTCGAGATCGCGAAGGGCATCGCGACCGGGACCCAGCCAGACCTCGGCCGCGAAGAGCGGTTGTCGGAGGACGAGTTGGATTGAGTGCGGGTGTGTATGTTATCCCGCTTCAGAGCTTGATAACACCCCTGCTTTGCCTCAATAATGATATGTTCTACCGCCATCCCACCATCATCGTAAGCCCTATGTCACGAGACGAGACCTACGACTTCATCGGCAACCTAGCGCTTGCTCTCTACTCCCAGCGGATCCGTATCTCGCTCGGATCGCTTCGCTCTGTGTTAGCCGACGCAGATCGTGGAAACGATTACGCGAGCGGGCGTGGGATGGCAGCAGGCGTTTCTGCGGCCTACGATCATTGGGAGCGCAAGGATGATCGCGTCACCGCTGAGGCGATTGCTTACACCTATACCGACAAGCACGGGAATTTGGCTTGGAAGCGGTACAAGAACGAGGAATCGGTCGAAGAGTGATCGCCGTGTGGCGGTAGAACCCGC
This genomic stretch from Rhodothermales bacterium harbors:
- a CDS encoding pyridoxamine 5'-phosphate oxidase family protein gives rise to the protein MNASPSTSKKLDELYDLIDSMEIALMTTRRADGHLVTRPMATQDRGPLADLWFVTNIEAHKTDEIEHDPHVNLGYLDRDSMEWVSVSGTATISQDRAKIHELYEPDWKAWFGDEGGDRDGGPDDPRLALIFVDAHTVHYMKAKHSKPITLFEIAKGIATGTQPDLGREERLSEDELD